GGTGAGACCGTCGACGACGTCGACGGCACCACCGTGCCCGACGACGCGTCCTCGATCAGCGGCGACTTCGCGGACCGCACCCCGGCCGCCGGATCCACAGCGGCCGGAGCCGCCGGCGCCCCCTCGGGCGTCGAGACGCCGGACGAGACCCTGGAGCGCCTGAACCGCGAGGCCGCCCAGGAAAACCGCGACGCGCGCGATGCGCGCGACCCCAAAGCGAACCCCGACAACTAGCATCCCGTAGGGCGCCGGTACTCAGCCGCGACCTTCAGCATCAACCCGGCGCCCGAGACGCGCCACTGAATAAGGACATCCATCATGCCTCGTACCGGTCCCGGGACGGCAGCCAAGCGGACACTTGTCTGGCTGGGCGCATTGACAGCACTGCTCGCGATCCTGCTGGGAGCGGGATCCTACTGGAGCACCGCGAGCTGGAGCCCCCGACTGGCCCTCGACCTCGAGGGCGGGACGCAGATGATCCTCGCCCCCCGCGTCCAGGGCGGAAGCGACATCACCCCCGAACAGCTGGACCAGGCCGTGGAGATCATCCGCCAGCGGGTCGACGGCTCCGGCGTCGCCGAAGCCGAGATCAACACGCAGTCCGGCCAGAACGTCATCGTCTCGCTGCCCGGCACGCCGGACCCGCAGACGCGCGACCTCATCCAGGCGTCCGCGCAGATGGAATTCCGTCCCGTCCTCACCGGCGGGCCGGGCCAGGCCGCGGCCGCGGAGACCCCGACGCCGGACGACCAGCTGCCCAAGCCGGCCGCGGAGCCCCAGAACGCCAGCGACCCCAACTGGATCACGCCCGAGCTCTACAAGGAGTTCGAGTCCCTCGACTGCCTCGACCCGGCGTCCCTCGAACCGGCCGCGGAGCCCGCGCCGGCGGACAAGCCCATGGTCGCCTGCGAGCCCGACACGCAGGGCAAGTACATCCTCGGGCCCGTCGAGGTGCCGGGAACCGACATCTCGACCGCCAGCTACGGCCTGCAGCGCAGCTCCCAGGGCCAGGCCCTCAACACCTGGGCCGTGACCATCGACTTCAATGACGAGGGCACCGAGATCTTCCGCGAGGTCACCGAACGCCTCTACGCGATCGGCCAGGGCGACCCCCGCAACCAGTTCGCCATCGTCCTCGACGGGCGGATCGTCTCCGCCCCCACCACCAACGCCGTCATCCCCGACGGCAATCCCCAGATCACCGGCAACTTCACCGAGGAGTCCGCCGCGGCCCTGGCGGAGCAGCTGAAGTACGGTGCCCTGCCCATCAGCTTCGAGATCCAGAGCGAACAGCAGATCTCGGCGACCCTCGGTGCCGACCAGCTGCGGCTCGGCCTCGTCGCGGGCCTGATCGGCCTGCTGCTCGTGGCCGCCTACTCGATGTTCCAGTACCGGCTGCTGGGCCTGGTCACGATCGCCTCGCTGGTGGTCGCGGGCATCCTCACCTACCTCGCCATCTGCGTCCTCGGCTGGACCGAGAACTACCGGCTGTCCCTCGCGGGTGTCGCCGGCCTGATCGTGGCCATCGGCCAGACGGCGGACTCGTTCATCGTCTACTTCGAGCGCATCCGCGACGAACTCCGCGACGGACGCGGCCTCGTCTCCGCCGTCGAGAACGGGTGGCGCCGGGCCAAGCGGACGGTGCTCGCCTCCAAGGCCGTGAACCTGCTCGCCGCCCTCGTGCTGTACTTTGTCGCCGTCGGCAACGTGCGCGGCTTCGCGTTCACGCTCGGCCTCACCGCCATCGCCGACCTCGTGGTCGTCTTCATGTTCACCCACCCGGTCCTCCGGCTCCTGGCCAAGACGAAGTTCTTCGGCGAGGGCCACCCGTGGTCCGGGCTGGACCCGAGCCGCCTGGGCGGCATCCCGCTCTACCGCGGAGCCGGCCGCCTGCGCGAACCGGGCCAGGTGCCCGTCGCCGTCGCCCGCACCAAGAACAAGGGCGCCTCGGCGGAGGCCGAGCGTCGCCTCACGATCGCCGAGCGCCGCCGGGCGGAGCAGCAGAAGGCCCTCGCCGGGCGCACCGGGTCCGCCGGACGCACGGAGCCCGCCGGCGACAGCCCGGAGCCATCCGCCGCCGCGCGCAC
This genomic interval from Arthrobacter agilis contains the following:
- the secD gene encoding protein translocase subunit SecD, whose product is MPRTGPGTAAKRTLVWLGALTALLAILLGAGSYWSTASWSPRLALDLEGGTQMILAPRVQGGSDITPEQLDQAVEIIRQRVDGSGVAEAEINTQSGQNVIVSLPGTPDPQTRDLIQASAQMEFRPVLTGGPGQAAAAETPTPDDQLPKPAAEPQNASDPNWITPELYKEFESLDCLDPASLEPAAEPAPADKPMVACEPDTQGKYILGPVEVPGTDISTASYGLQRSSQGQALNTWAVTIDFNDEGTEIFREVTERLYAIGQGDPRNQFAIVLDGRIVSAPTTNAVIPDGNPQITGNFTEESAAALAEQLKYGALPISFEIQSEQQISATLGADQLRLGLVAGLIGLLLVAAYSMFQYRLLGLVTIASLVVAGILTYLAICVLGWTENYRLSLAGVAGLIVAIGQTADSFIVYFERIRDELRDGRGLVSAVENGWRRAKRTVLASKAVNLLAALVLYFVAVGNVRGFAFTLGLTAIADLVVVFMFTHPVLRLLAKTKFFGEGHPWSGLDPSRLGGIPLYRGAGRLREPGQVPVAVARTKNKGASAEAERRLTIAERRRAEQQKALAGRTGSAGRTEPAGDSPEPSAAARTGSTVAGRTGSSQKETNE